DNA from Fibrobacter sp. UWB15:
CTTTTTATTCTTTGTCGCTGTCGTCGCCGTGACATGGACAATGATAGCAGTCACCCGTTTCGGCGTAGTCCTTACCGCTCCAGCAGAAGGTGCAGAGCTGGTCGGCGGGGAGCCCGATAGCGTGAATCAGGTCGTCGATGCGCTGGAACGCAAGCGTCGTGAGGTTCAGCTTCTGGCGGATGTATTCCACCATGCCCTTGTAGGCGTCGCCATCCGGGTCGGTGTACTTGTCCAAATCGGGATTCTCACCTTCCTGGTCGCGGATATAGCGACGGGTAATCAGGTCGTATTCGTTCTTGGAACGGGAGAAGTTGATGAACTTGCAGGGGTAAACGAGCGGCGGGCATGCGATACGCATGTGGGTTTCTTTACAGCCGAGCGAATAAAGCTTCTGGGCCTGCTTACCGAGCTGCGTGCCGCGCACGATAGAGTCGTCGCAGAACACAAGGCGGCGGTCCTTGATGAGTCCCGGAATCGGAATCAGTTTCATGGAAGCCACGCGTTCGCGCTGCTTCTGGTCTTGCGGCATAAAGGAGCGGGCCCAAGTCGGCGTGTACTTCACGAACGGGCGGGCGAACTTGATGCCGGCTTCGTGGGCGTAACCGAGGGCGTGAGACGTACCGGAGTCAGGAATGCCGCAGGCGGCGTCGGCTTCGGTGGGGGTGCGCTTTGCGAGTGCGGAACCGCAGCGGTAGCGAGTCATTTCGACATTGCGTCCTTCGTAGCTTGATGCCGGGTAACCGTAGTAAACCCACAGGAACGAACATATTGCCATCTTCTTGCCCGGGGCGACGAGCGTTTTGTCGCCATCGGGTGTGAGTTCGGCGATTTCGCCCGGCCCCATGTCGCGGACGTATTCAAAGCCGAGGTTATGGATAGCGCAGCTTTCTTGCAGGGCGATCATGGCGCCGTCTTTTTTGCCGAGTACGATCGGCGTACGGCCCCACTTGTCGCGGCTTGCGTAGAACTTGCCGGTTTCGTCCATCAAAAGAACAGAGCAGCTACCCTTGATTTTCTCTTGTACGTACTTGAGACCTTCGACAATAGAATCTTGCGTGGCGATCAAGGCGGATACCACTTCGGTCGGTCCGACCATTCCGCTGGTCGTGGAGTACTGGAGCTGCATGCAGTTGTTCTTGAACAGCTCGTTCTTGATTTCTTCGATGTTCGTAATCAAGCCGACGGTCACGATAGCGAACGTGCCGAGCTTGGAGGTCATGACGAGCGGCTGCGGGTCCGTATCCGAGATAACACCGATGCCTACGTTTCCAGCAAAAGAGGGCAAGTCATGCTCAAACTTGCTGCGGAACGGGGTGTTCTGGATGTTGTGGATCGAACGATGGAAATGTCCGTTGGACTTGAGAACCGCCAAACCGCCACGGTGGGTTCCCAGGTGAGAATGGTAGTCGGTTCCGAAGAAGAGGTCGCTTACGCAATCTTCTTTAGAAACAACACCGCAAAAGCCGCCCATAAATACTCCTTGAGTGATTGGGGAAAATTTGCACTCAAAGGTAGAAATTTTGCGAGATATGGTGGAATGAAATTCCTTATTATTGCTTTCCAAGAAAATTACAATCAAGACATAAATGGGGTTTAGGGCGCTTAAAGCGCAATTCGAAGTGAACGTATGAGCATTCTCTTGTCGGAAGGCGGCCTTATCTAGATTTTTTTGTAGAAAAATTCTATTTGCAATGCCCTCTTGTTAAAATAATGTTATTTTAAAGATGTCTTGATTCTGCTTTGGACCTGTTTATGAATTCGCTTTTGTCCATTAATGATGTGTCGCTTGCTCTATCGCTTGATTACGAGTGCGTGTTTTTTGTCGATATCGAAAGTGACAACTATGCCATGTTCGCATTTGGCGGGAATCATAAAAATCTGGAATTGAGTGAAACCAGCAATTTTTGGGCGGATTGCCGGGTAAACCTCGAGACGTTTGTTTATGAAGGCGACAGGGAATGGTTTGGTCAAAACATTGCCAACAAGGATTCGCTGATTGCCTCGGTACAAGACGGTAAAGCTTTTAGAGGAAAGTACCGTATTATGGCAGGGGATAAACCTGTCTGGTATTCCATGAAGGTGGTTCTTGGGCGTGCGGAACAACGCAATTACTTGATTATTGGAGTGACCAATATCGATACCCAGGAACGTGAGCGCTTGGCTCTTGAACAGAAAGCGACCAAGAGTGAACTTTATGGCCAAATCGTGATGGCCCTTGCCGAACGCTACGACGCCCTTTATATGGTCGATTTGGATACGAACCATTATGCGCTGTACAAGAGTGAACGGGTGTTCTGCGAATTGAGCGTGGCACTCGAAGGCGAAGATTTCTTTAACCAGCTGAAAAAGGATGCTTTAAACGTCATTTACAAAGAAGATATTCCCTTGATTGTGAATGCTTTGGATAGGCGTACGCTTTTAAAGGAACTTGATGATAATGGAGTGTTTTCGTTGACGTACCGCCTGAACACTCCGAAAGGACCTTTGTATGTAAACATGGTGGCGGTTTATGCCGATAAAAAGCATGTTGTTATCAGCGTGACCAATATTGATGCTCAGGTTCGCCGCGAACAAAAAATCAGGGAAGAGGTGAGTGCTGCTTACGAAAAGGCGCGCCGCGACGATTTGACCGGGATTAAGAATAAGACCGCATATGGTGAATTTGAATCTAAACTGAACCAGCAAATCCAGTCGGGCGAAAACGTGAAATTCGCAATTGCCTTGTGCGATGTAAACGGTTTAAAGACGGTGAACGACACGCTGGGGCACATTGCCGGTGACGAATATATTCGCTCGGCCAGTAGGCTTGTGTGCCAGACTTTTGCCCATAGCCCGGTGTTCCGTATTGGTGGCGATGAATTTGTTGCGATTCTGCGTGGTTCCGATTTCGAAAACCGTGAAAAGCTGGAAAAGGAATTTACTGAAGCGATTGAGAAAAACGCTGACAAACATAAGGTTGTGGTTGCTTGTGGAATTTCTGTATTTGACAAGGAACATGACAAGGATGTTTCGTCTGTCTTTGAACGAGCCGATGCGCTCATGTATAAAAACAAAGTGCGCATGAAGAATGGGCATGATGAAATTATCGGAACGATTATTCAATCGATTGGAGCCAAAGTAACTAATTAGAGCCTTGCCGTGCTCTTCATGGTAGATTGCAACGTCATAGCATTACCCGCAATGACGTTCTTTTTTTTATTTTTGTGCAGATAATTTTTATGATTTTCTAGATGGACAAAAAAGATGTTTAAAGTAGGGTTTGATAACGACGCGTACCTGAGGACGCAGTCCGAAAAGATTGCCGAGCGCATTGCGAAGTTCGGCGGAAAACTTTATCTGGAATTTGGCGGAAAACTGTTCGATGACCATCACGCATCCCGCGTGTTGCCTGGCTTTGCGCCCGACAGTAAAATCCGCATGCTTGAAAAGCTCAAGGACAAGGCCGAAGTCATTATCGCCATTAACGCCGGCGATATCGAAAAGAACAAGGTTCGCGGCGACTTGGGCATTACCTACGATCAAGATGTCTTGCGCCTGATTGATGCCTTCCGTGGCTATGGCCTGTACGTGAGCTCTGTGGTGCTGACCCGCTGGCAGGAACAGCCGAGTGCTGTTGCCTATCAGAAAAAGCTTGAAGATCTTGGCCTCAAGGTTTATCGTCATTACCCGATTGCGGGTTACCCGAGCAACATTCCGCTGGTAGTGAGCGACGACGGTTACGGCAAGAATGAATTTGTCGAAACCTCTCGCGAACTTGTGGTGGTGACGGCACCTGGTCCCGGAAGTGGAAAGATGGCTGTGTGCCTTTCGCAGATTTACCACGAAAACAAGCGTGGCGTGAAGGCCGGCTACGCCAAGTTCGAAACCTTCCCGATTTGGAACATTCCGCTCAAGCACCCGGTGAACCTCGCATACGAAGCCGCCACCGCCGACTTGAACGACGTGAACATGATTGACCCGTTCCACTTGGAAGCCTACGGACAGACGACTATCAACTACAACCGCGACGTGGAAATCTTCCCGGTGCTGAACGCCCTGTTTACCCGCATTCTCGGTGAATCTCCGTACAAGAGTCCGACCGATATGGGCGTGAACATGGCCGGCAACTGCATTGTCGATGACGACGCCGTTTGCGAAGCCGCCCGCCAGGAAATCATCCGCCGCTACTACAACACGCTTTGCGACGTGCGTAAGGGCAACGCCGACAAGGATCAAGTTTACAAGCAGGAACTGATTATGGAACAGGCCCAGATCAGCACTGCAAACCGCCCCGTGATTGCGGCTGCCGTCAAGAAGGCCGAAGAATCCGAAGGCCCGGCTGTAGCAATCCAGCTGAACGATGGCGCTATCATTACGGGTAAAACGTCCTCGCTGCTTGGAGCCTCTTCTGCAATGCTTCTGGATTCGCTGAAGCACTTGGCCGGCATCCCTGACGAAGTGCGCCTGCTTTCGCCGATGGTGATTGAACCGATTCAGAACTTGAAGACCAAGCAGCTTGGCCACAAGAATCCGCGCCTGCACATGGACGAAGTCCTCGTGGCCCTCTCTGTTTGCGCCCTCACGGATTATAATGCGAAAATTGCCATGGAAAAGCTCCCGGAACTTCGCCACTGCGAAGTGCATTCCAGCGTGATTCTTTCGCAGGTCGACGTGGGCGTGTTCCGCCGATTGGGTGTGAACTTGACTACGGAACCGACGTATCAGACGAGTAAGCTTTATCACGGGTAATTAAGGGGCTGCGGCTACTGAGACTCCGCACTTTAGTGCGGGAAATGAGCTCTGTTCATTGTTCGTCGAAGGATGTCGTAATCCTATCTTGTCGGAAACTTGTTTCCGCTACAAGATAGTGATTAGGACCTTGCTATGCTCGCTAATCCAACGTTCTAGGAAAATGTTTTTATATGAAAAGGTCGCGATTTCTCGCGACCTTTAAACTTTGTTTGAAATAGTTTGTTAAAAACCACTTCTTCTTGGGCTTTGCGGTCTTCCGTGAGCCGTAAGCGACTCGTATTAACGAGTCGTGTCGGCGAGAGCAAAGTCTTATCGACTTTTACTACTTCTTTTTAGACTTTGCGGTCTTTTTCGGGGGGTGTACCGCAATCTTCTTGACGCTCTTGTCTTCGGCCTTAGCGAGTTCGGCTTCTTCGGCTTCGAAAATGGCCTGAGCCTGCTTCAGAGTGTCGGTCGGATTGATTTCGATTGCTTCGGAAGCTTCGTCTACGAGTTCGGCGAAATCGTCGTACCAGTCGGCAAAGATTTCCACTTCGAGGTGGTCAACACCCGGAACGGTGAGGCGTGCGCCACAGGCTTCGCCGATGCGGTCGAGGTACTTTGCCATTTCCGGCTTGAGGAGCGTAAGGTCGAGACCGTCGAGATCTTCGGGTTCGAAGTAAACGGCGTCGAC
Protein-coding regions in this window:
- a CDS encoding amidophosphoribosyltransferase, giving the protein MGGFCGVVSKEDCVSDLFFGTDYHSHLGTHRGGLAVLKSNGHFHRSIHNIQNTPFRSKFEHDLPSFAGNVGIGVISDTDPQPLVMTSKLGTFAIVTVGLITNIEEIKNELFKNNCMQLQYSTTSGMVGPTEVVSALIATQDSIVEGLKYVQEKIKGSCSVLLMDETGKFYASRDKWGRTPIVLGKKDGAMIALQESCAIHNLGFEYVRDMGPGEIAELTPDGDKTLVAPGKKMAICSFLWVYYGYPASSYEGRNVEMTRYRCGSALAKRTPTEADAACGIPDSGTSHALGYAHEAGIKFARPFVKYTPTWARSFMPQDQKQRERVASMKLIPIPGLIKDRRLVFCDDSIVRGTQLGKQAQKLYSLGCKETHMRIACPPLVYPCKFINFSRSKNEYDLITRRYIRDQEGENPDLDKYTDPDGDAYKGMVEYIRQKLNLTTLAFQRIDDLIHAIGLPADQLCTFCWSGKDYAETGDCYHCPCHGDDSDKE
- a CDS encoding GGDEF domain-containing protein, which gives rise to MNSLLSINDVSLALSLDYECVFFVDIESDNYAMFAFGGNHKNLELSETSNFWADCRVNLETFVYEGDREWFGQNIANKDSLIASVQDGKAFRGKYRIMAGDKPVWYSMKVVLGRAEQRNYLIIGVTNIDTQERERLALEQKATKSELYGQIVMALAERYDALYMVDLDTNHYALYKSERVFCELSVALEGEDFFNQLKKDALNVIYKEDIPLIVNALDRRTLLKELDDNGVFSLTYRLNTPKGPLYVNMVAVYADKKHVVISVTNIDAQVRREQKIREEVSAAYEKARRDDLTGIKNKTAYGEFESKLNQQIQSGENVKFAIALCDVNGLKTVNDTLGHIAGDEYIRSASRLVCQTFAHSPVFRIGGDEFVAILRGSDFENREKLEKEFTEAIEKNADKHKVVVACGISVFDKEHDKDVSSVFERADALMYKNKVRMKNGHDEIIGTIIQSIGAKVTN
- a CDS encoding DUF1846 domain-containing protein, with the protein product MFKVGFDNDAYLRTQSEKIAERIAKFGGKLYLEFGGKLFDDHHASRVLPGFAPDSKIRMLEKLKDKAEVIIAINAGDIEKNKVRGDLGITYDQDVLRLIDAFRGYGLYVSSVVLTRWQEQPSAVAYQKKLEDLGLKVYRHYPIAGYPSNIPLVVSDDGYGKNEFVETSRELVVVTAPGPGSGKMAVCLSQIYHENKRGVKAGYAKFETFPIWNIPLKHPVNLAYEAATADLNDVNMIDPFHLEAYGQTTINYNRDVEIFPVLNALFTRILGESPYKSPTDMGVNMAGNCIVDDDAVCEAARQEIIRRYYNTLCDVRKGNADKDQVYKQELIMEQAQISTANRPVIAAAVKKAEESEGPAVAIQLNDGAIITGKTSSLLGASSAMLLDSLKHLAGIPDEVRLLSPMVIEPIQNLKTKQLGHKNPRLHMDEVLVALSVCALTDYNAKIAMEKLPELRHCEVHSSVILSQVDVGVFRRLGVNLTTEPTYQTSKLYHG